Below is a genomic region from Primulina eburnea isolate SZY01 chromosome 9, ASM2296580v1, whole genome shotgun sequence.
CCCAGATCAATCGCATTCCCAGGTTCACCGGGAGCAATAACTTCCAGAGGCTCGGTCATGAGAGCAGCAGGAATGATCTGCAGGTTCTGGGCAGAAGGTGTTGTAGCAGATGTTGCGGGAGGTGAGGAAACATCCTCTGTATGGCCCATTTCGCTTCGGATATTGTGCGGGTCACAGCCCTTTCCTGCCATTTTCACGAGATAAGTGTCAAGTGCAGATAAGAATTGACAATTTTGGGGAAAAGTTTTGCATGGAGTAATTGCGAGAAGATGGTACGAAAATTCGAGAAATAATTAGGCAAATAATGACGAATTAGACGGAAACAAGAAATGAGATAAGAACGAATAATCAGTGCAACGGTAACaaaatcaaacaatcaagtgAGTTCAAACGGTAAAAAAAGTGATTTACTCCACTGAAATCTCCCAACGGTAAGGAAACGATAACGGCACTGTTATTAAGAGCTTAACACTTTTTCAAAATATTACAGAGACAATTTAAGGCTAACCACGTTTCAAAATTTCCAGATATAACTCCACATCGAATTTTAGCTCCACTAGACATCAATGATCACATAAATTAGAGATTTTGCAAAGTCTGGAATTTCACCGAATCTTTATTTATCGAAATACACATATCCTTGTGGCACAGCAATATTCACGATGATATGTTCATGCATGACCTATTTATGCCTAATAACAGAATGTAACAGAATTCGAAACATGAAACAAGTATGAGATATGTTTACAGATGAGGTGTTGTCACAAATATTGGCAACATCTTTGGCAACACGTCCAATTcctaaaaattgttttttttttaaatttttcctcaCACTTAGTGACTTAACCATTTTCAGATCATAGAAGAGGTAGCTCTCACaatagaagaacggtcttctttTGGACTCCTCTAGGTGGCTTTTTCCGATCTTTCTATTTTGATTTCTGTAGGGAATTCAGAagaggtagctcccacactaaaagtatagtcttcattggactcttttaggtagctttttcctaACTTTTCTTATGATACAGAGCATGTTTATAAGCATTGTCGATCTACTCAAATCACCTTTCACATGGGACAAAATCATGATATACATTATTATCCTTTACTACTTAGTTACTAAGCACAAAATTTTGCATGTCCAAGTGTGTTAAATCAAATGAAATAAGGAATTGTAAGTGTACCAGAAGATTAAGCAACATCACTCCAACACATCATATCACAGAATGCATGAAAATGCAGAATGACTAAGTCTTAAAAATGCACATGCATGTTAGATGTTGTCcaagatgttgtaacatctgagaCAATATCTATGAATGATTAGGCAGAACACATGCTTAGAGATTTTCTAAGATTGGAGAATCTCTCAAAATCTAATGCTTTGGTGAATATGTCGGCCAGTTGGTTATTTGTAATCAACAAACTCCATTCAAATTAATCCTTTCTTTACTAGATCTCTAATAAAGTGGTGACGGATGTCAATGTATTTAGTACGAGAGTGTTGTACCGGattttttgaaatgtttattGCACTAGAATTGTCACAGTACACCACTAAGGGTTCAATTTTAAGACCATAATCTTTTATCATCTGATTCGTCCACAAGATTTGAGTGCACCCACTTCCTGCTGCCACATATTCGAATTCAGCCGTCGAAAGTGAAACACAGTTCTGTTTTCTACTATGCCATGATATCAAGTTATTTCCAAGGTAAAAGCAACCTCCAGAGGTGCTTTTTCTATCATCCAAATCCCCTGCCCAATCGGCGTCAGAAAACCCTACTAGATTTGAGTTGGTGTCATGAGTGTACCATAGTCCTAATTCAATTGTTCCGGCTATGTATCGTAGGATACGTTTTACGGATTTTAAGTGGGAAATCTTAGGACTAGATTGGTATCTAGCACACAAGAAAACACTAAACATTAAGTCAGGGAGACTGGCAGTCAAGTACAAGAGACTTCCTATGATGCTGTGGTAAAGGGTGTTGTCAACATCTTCGGCCGCAACATCTTTGgataatttttcatttgagCCCATAGGTGTTTTTATGTGCTTGGTGTTTTCATTTGCAAATTTCTTTACTAGATTCTTAGAATACTTACTTTGACATAAGAAGATCccatcatgcatttgtttgATTTGCATACCAAGAAAAAAGTGTAATTCACcaaccatgctcatttcaaatgtaGTAGACAAGCATTCAACAAAATCATTAGCATGCTTTTGGGATGAAGAGCCgaaaatgatatcatcaacatatatttgacAAATGAGGATCTCACCTTTGGATTTTTGAATAAAGAGCGTTTTATCTACCTCACCTCGTTTAAATCCAATGTCAAGTAGGTAGTCAGTCAATCTGCCATACCAAGCATGTGGTGCTTGCTTCAACTCATAAAGAGCCTTTTTCAACTTGTACacatgattcagattgtgtGGATTTTCGAACCCTTTAGGTTGTCTAACATGTATTTCCTCACTCAGGAAACCATTCAAAAAGGCactttgacatccatttgaaacaattttattttcatgtaGCATGCAATGGCTAACAGAAGTCGGATTGACTCAATGCGGGCAACAGGAGCAAAGGTCTCATCGAAATCAACCCCTTCAACCTGTGTGTACCCTTGAGCAACCAACCTTGCTTTATTTCGAATGATGTTTCCTGACTCatcagttttatttttaaaaacctaCTTTGTTCCAATTATATTGCCATGGTCAGGAGGAGGAACTAAATCCCAAACATCATTTCGAACAAACTCTTCAAGTTGATCATGCATAGCATTGATCCAAAACTTATCTTTTAAAGCTTTGTCGACATTTTTAGGTTCAATATGGGATACAAAGCATGAAAATCTAACATGTGAGTACATGGTACTCATGCACACTAGTCCAACCATTTTTCGGTGGCCAACTTTATCTTTCTTCCTGGTTTGGACATCCTCATGCATTCCTCTGATGATTTGAGATGTTGGATGGTTCTTTTGGATTTTGCTTGGAATACACAGTCCATCATCTACTGCCTCATCATCGGTGTGAGCATCTTCTTGTGATTTGATGACTTCGGTATCACATGTTGCGCGAGATGTTGCAACACCTAGGGCAACATTTGTATTTTCCAGTGAGATTTGAGTTTCCAGAAGGTCTTCAACGTCATCCTCAGCGGTTTTCTTCTTGAGATCTGCCcaatcatcaaaaacaacattaatgGATTCCATAATAGTCCTAGTTCTTAAATTAAACATGCGATAAGCTCGACTATTTGTGGCATATCCCAAAAACAAACACTTATCACTCTTTGGATCAAACTTTGCAAGTTGATCCATGTCATTCAAAGTGTAACACACACACCCAAAAATATGAAAGTATTTAAGATTAGGCTTCTTTCCCATGATGATCTCATAAGAAGTCATGGTTGAACCACTTCTTAAATAGATCCTATTCGAAATGTGGCATGCTGTATTAagggcttctgcccaaaaaAGCTTCGAGATATTCTTTGATGCTAGCATCACTCTTGCCATTTCTTGCAAAGTCCTGTTCTTAAGTTTGGCAATGCCATTTTGTTGTGGGGTTTTTGGTGCTGAAAATTCATGTGAAATCTCCTTCTTGTCACAAAAAGATGAGAATAAAGAGTTTTCAAATTCCTTACCATGATCATTTATGATCTTTCTCACCTTTAAATTATGGAAGTTTGTGATTCTTGTGACCAATTGTTTAAACACATCAAATGTGTCTGATTTCTCCCTAATGAACCTTACCCATGAATATcgtgagaaatcatcaacacaaacaaatgaatacttcttacctccGAAGCTTTCCACTTCCAtaggacccataagatccataTGTAATAATTCCAGACAGAATGTTGTCCCAGATGTTGGCAACACTGGGTGCGACACGCGAGTCTGTTTTTCTTTTTGACAATCTCCGCATACATATGGTATTCCAGATGAAAGATTAGTCATACCTCTTACTGCATCGTACTTACTCAAGTTCTTCaaggttttgaaatttgcatgTCCTAGTTTTTGATGTCAAAGGTCAAGTTCGGTGATTTGCACATTGTTTCATGAAAGTTCTTCGCCTATTTGATAGCAATTATCCGAAGACCTTGTGCCTGTCATAATGCACatgttagtttcatcaaaaacttcacaggtatgtttatcaaacttaacaagcaaattatcatcacacaattgatttatgcttatcaaatttgaatttaatcctTCAACATGAAGCACATTGTGGAGCTTTGGTAGTCCTTCAACATTCAATGTACCATTTCCCATAATTTTTCCTTTAGCTCCCCCTCCATAGGTTATTCTACCAGAATTTTGTTCAACATAATCGATGAGATGTTCTCTtgaacctgtcatgtggcgtgagcttccactatcaaagtaccaatGACCTGCAGTGTTAGTTTTCAACAAAGTATAGACAACATTACAGTGAGTTTTTACCTTGGGTACCCAAATTTGTCTTACTATAGGTCGATGATGAGAGGTGTTGCGGGAAGTGTTGGACAACATTCGAGGCAACATCCGACTAGACTTTGATTCATGCGATCATCCCTGAGTTTAAAACAGTAGGGTCTGCTATGACCAGGCTTAAAGCAGTAATGACATACGTACCTTTGTTTTCTTTTCCTAGGAATGGGTGCAGCAGGTTGTCTTTTCGGTGAAGAGCTTTTGGTTGAAGATGTAGTTTGTGAAGGAGTGAATGTTTCAGTTTTTCCTTTAACAAAAACAGTCACCTTGGAAGATTCACCAATCTCGAACACACTGTCTTTGAAGCCTAAGCCTTTTTTATCATCTCTTCCCATCAAAAGTATGGAGTCAAGCTTGTCTGCTTGGATGTGCTTGAGTTAAATTTGGACAATGTTTCAGTTGCGTTTTGTAGTTCTTCTTTGGTTTTACAAAGTTCCAAATCCTTCTTGCTCAAAATTACCTCAAGTTTGGCAACTACGGCTTTTAGATCAACGTTCTCCTTCACAAGACTTGAGTTCaacttgtttcttttggtcCAATCTTCAAACAATTCTTCATAAAGCTTTTGCACACTCTCAAGAGTGATTTCTTCATCATCAGCTTCTGATTCATCATCTCCACTCAAATTTCCAGAGGTTGTGGATTTCAAACATACTGAATTTTTGCAGATGTTGCGGCCAGGTGTGGCAACACCAAGCAAGGGCAACACCTAAAGGGTCCACCTGCAGTCCGCGATTTTCTGTCAATAATGCAGTCACGGAGGTTTGATTTTCTTCATCAGCGGTTTTCTCCTCAGCATCGGATTCTTCATCGCTTAGAGATACATTGTAGCTGCCTTCATTCCTTGGTTGAGATTGTTGCTTGGCAGGGTACTTTTGTGACCTTTCAGGTGCAGGAAGGCTTGGAAATTTAGATGGTTGCGCATCTTTCTTCTTATCTCTGATTCTTTCCAAGTAATCACCAAATGTATTGGTGATAAAGGAGATAGAATCCTCGCAGAGATCAGAATCATTGACTTCTTGAGATATTTGAAGGAGTTCATTGTAGGAGTCATTTGAAGCTTGGAATGCGATTGTcttccctttatccttcttCTGCATGTCCAGGTTCATCTCAAAGATGAGTAGTGAACTGATAAGGTATTTTAATGCCATCTGAGAAGTGTCCTTAGCCTCATCTATTGcgtaaatttttatgtttaatcTTTCGGGCAGAGAACGGAGGACCTTGCTAACTAGACGCTCATTTGAGATAGAGTCGCCAATACTGAATACCTCATTAGCAATTTCCCGTAGGCGACGATCGTAATCGAGTATGTTCTCAGATTCTTCCATCCTCATCATCTCGAATTTGGAAGTGATCTTCCTCAATCTGGTTCGTCGTACACTCTCAGAAACTTCACAGTGTCTTTGGAGAGCATCCCATGCACTTTTAGCAGAAGTACAGTTTGTGATTAAACTGAACATGTTCATGTCAACCGATGTAAATATTGCATTCAAGGCCTTTGAGTTGTAGTTGGAATTTTGCACTTTATCAGCAGTCCAGTCAGTTTCAGGCTTTGGCAAGTTGTCACCCTCTTGATCTAACATGACTGGTGGAGTCCATCCATTGATGACACGCTGCCATGCCCGTTCATCTATAGATTTTATGTATTATCTTATTTTAACCTTCCATAGGCTGTAATTGGTACCATCGAGGACTGGTGGTCGAAGTACTGCGCTTGGAAACGAAGTGTCCATTCGATTAATTCAtgtcaaacaaaacaaaaaccagAATCAGCACTTAGTATACCAAgagtaggctctgataccacttgtaagagttattttgtccgacagatGCTAAAAATAATAAGACTTTCAGTATAGGATGTAAAATAGTGAATTTGTGTTTAATCAGAGTTaagtgttgtgccagatgttaaaACATCTCGGACAAAATGCAGCGcggaatattatattttgtaacacaaattgactttaagtaaatagatggacaagattaaatttgcacaagtataaatacttgtgcggtgccttatggcaaaaattaatcactagaaaaccaaccgtttacacaaaaacctatcactagtaATTAAgaacaaaaatcaatttcctcaacacgtTGAGAAAATAAAAGCTTTCTAAAACAACCACCAATAATAAAACGTAATTAAGAAAGTAAAACTTGATTCCGAAAAGCACGATCAATTAGATGCAATCTTCAGTCAACATCGTTACAGATGTTGTCTATAGATGTTGGCAACATTCAGAGCAACACGGTGATCACCATTCTTCAAACAGCAACGGCTTCGAGAATTTTCCTCTGAAAAATCTTCTCTCTGTGTATGTATGATCGATAATCAAGAAGCTTTTCCAAAGTACTTGATAccttatttatagatgaagAGTTTCACCTCACAAGGAAACCTATTTCATAAAGAAGGTAGAATttaattagaaataaactctttttaaacACCAATATCATATCTTATCAAATCATTCTCAAAAGTAACAAATCTTCGAATACATTTGAACTTGAAGATGTATGTTGTCCTTGTTGGACGTGAACCAGGTATTTATGATACGTGGGGAGAAACATCTTCTAAATTTACTGGACATAAAGGTGCTGTCCACCAGTCTTTCAAAAATAGAGATGAGGTAGAAAGAGCTTATGACGCATTTATGGTAAAACAAGCTGCGTGCACTTCTACCAACTCTAGTGCAAATGAAAGTTCAAGTCCACCTACATCTTCAAATTCAAATACAAGGGGAAAAGTTTCGCAGACTGAACAAATAAAGAAGTTGCAAGGGATAGGACAACACTTGGATGAGATGAAGAAGAATTTGGAAGCGATTGTAGAGAATTTGAAATCTCTACAAATTAGTGACCGTGATTAAATATGTTGTTGGAAGTTGTTACCTTTGTTGAATTGGAAAATACATTATCAAGTTTTAGAACATTTTCTACGTACTCATAGCAGGAGTAAGCAGCTTAGGATAAATGGGTAAGACCAAAGACATGTTGGTATGTgatgtttatatttaagaatGATTTGCAAAATGTTTGTGAATTGTGGAATTTGTGTACTTTGAAATGTGGAATTTGTGTACTTGTGAATTGTGGAATTTGTGTACTCTGAAGCAAAATGAAAGTAGCTACTTTTTACAGTAGCTTGCAATTGGCAAACACAAAAGTTTACAGAGTACCTACTCTCATTCACACATTACACATTTACTCAATTAGCACAAAGTAGTTGTGCTCATTCACACATTACAAAATGATAACAAAGTAGCACATCTCGTTCACACAAAGTAAGGTCAAATTGATATTCTGGAGATTAACATATACAAGCAGCGAGCAGTCATCAAATGCGGAAAATACAAAAGTTTACAGAGAAATAGTTAAAAAATTTCAGTAGCAAAACATTCCAGCAATGTTATTTATCAGAAATCAGCAGATTACAACATTCCAGCAATCCAGCTCGATCAGCCCCATTCCTGCAGCAGCAATTGCATCAGAAATCAACAGAGCACTATCTTATTATTATTCAAGGAATATGAACACAACTTCACAATGTTTTTCCAACAAAATATgtaattaaagtttaaatttAATATAGCACAAACCATTTTAGCAGAGCACTATCTTATCAAAATTTAAGCACCATACAAGCACCAGCAGCAGAAACATAAATACATAGAGATTAATTCCAATCATCGAAGCCCATTCTAGTTGTCCACATGTTTTTACAACTAGTAAATATGAAGACGATGATGAGTGAAatattatcaaagaaacaaaatttaaatgcataaaataatttagGTATTTGAGTTACCATCTATTGATCCAAAATCTTCTTCATCTGAGTTATCATTATTTACAGTTGACCTGATAAACGAACTTTGTCATCCGtactaatattaaaaaaattattaacttTGTTAAAAATTAATCAATACATACCCGTCTTTCAAATTTGGAAAGTTCCGTTTGTCATGTGACACACCTCAACGCCCGCATCCACCACACTGTCTGCCCCTTGATGTTGACTTCTCCTTCGATGATTTTAGTATCTTCCCACGTCcttttgttcttatttttgACGGATCAATGATACCAATGGATCCATCCATGGTTCTCCTACTTTGAATTACACTGCTTAATGTTCTATTAATATTCATCTCCTTTATTTTGCTATCAATAGAATCAAACTGTTCAGCCAAGAAGTTAGTCCCCTCATCACTGAAAGATGCAACATCAATTAAAGCTGAAGCTTTACAAGATAACCTCATATGTCTAGACATCAAACACCTTTCTGGATCGTCGACCACATTTTTCTCAGCCATAGTATATAGTACGCCAATCTTTGCATCTTTTGTCCACCATTTGAGTATATACTTATCAGGTAAGTGGAACACTTGGTTGATACGAAAAAAATGCTAACATATGCATGCACAGAATATCCTCAAATTGAAATTTCATGCAACTACATGATATATCGTCTCTTTGTATGTCATGCGTAAGCAGCCTATGTTTGGCAGAAGACGAACCTTGAAAATTAATGACATTGTAAACCCCAAACTCAATTCTGATAGATGTTTGTTGCACATAATAACCATGACTAAGATTAATTTCATTTTGAAACTCCAAccatttgtttttcatgtatacaTTCACCATTTGCAATTCCATTTGCCAGTTCGATTCAAGCTTTGGCCGCTCGTTCATATCAGTATGATCGGCAACTAACTCATTGTGTCTTTATTGTCAAAGTGCCTTATTGAAACGAATTATAAATTCCATCAATGAGTTCTTGCTACAGACGTACCTCTTGAAAAATGCATGTGAACTTTCAAATCTCTGATTGCTTGATATTCCTGCAGAAAATACATGATTGAAATAAGCCGGCACCCACTTATGTCGCAACTCATAAATCAatgtcttctagtgaatccttcccaagggggagaaggggtgacgtaggagtatttaaatctccgaacatccataaacaaatttgtgtctatttgtttattgtatttacttatcattttcaaagttttaaagaagcattgttgaagcattttatgtgttcttcaaaaaccaaaatattgcataccaattgtttgataaaatgcttcaactaaaatatttttactcattcaacttgcataaattttaaatggtttacataatatttaatcggtttctacgaaggattatttcgagtaatttccgcttggtttgaacaccaaactcgatttaattaatcggtgttcaatatttcaaaaaccGAACAATTTTAGTTCATCGATTTTCcccctaaccgatcctaacaagtggtatcagagcgggttgttcttgaaataacattgaaactgatttttaggtttaaaattcgaaatttcataatttttaaacatatatatgcaaaactgaattttcgtgcAGCTTGTAGCGACCATAGGAAAAATGGCATATCTCCTTGttcgagtgtccaaatgacaaACCACTTTTTGCATTGAAAACTAGACTTGTAGAGGTTTACAGCGGTATATAAtttgcagcctaattatgcacgagaaaatacaatttatttgttgaagacagagcatacgtgctgcagcagaaaatgagccatggagaaaattggttagttatccctcttcttttacttttttcaaaatttcaaaaatataggggaagaactctttaaaattttaatggagttattatttttaaatattgagggggagaaaaattttgtttaaaatgttttgaaaatatgactttttgattcaaaCAAAAAAGGgtgagaaatatgttagttgagttgattgtttatccaagttttgtgatcatcaaaaagggggagattgttggaacttttcaagttcgcaatcttgattttgatgttaacaaaacttgttattgtgtttctaacatatttactcaagtgtgaagttgttaacacaagaagcaaactgaaactgaattctttacaaactgaatttctggcgagctttggTGTTTGGATGATATCTCccagctggatgattcaaatgacaatcaTTAAATTGAAGTGATCAGAAAattcaatttggaacaagtcatatttcacgtcagttgggcaaaatcggatgttaacATGGTcaaactgatcgctcaattaccgaactgatcacacgaaaacagcaataaGTCTCTCTTAGCTCGTTTATCGAAATAAA
It encodes:
- the LOC140840655 gene encoding uncharacterized protein, whose amino-acid sequence is MLDQEGDNLPKPETDWTADKVQNSNYNSKALNAIFTSVDMNMFSLITNCTSAKSAWDALQRHCEVSESVRRTRLRKITSKFEMMRMEESENILDYDRRLREIANEVFSIGDSISNERLVSKVLRSLPERLNIKIYAIDEAKDTSQMALKYLISSLLIFEMNLDMQKKDKGKTIAFQASNDSYNELLQISQEVNDSDLCEDSISFITNTFGDYLERIRDKKKDAQPSKFPSLPAPERSQKYPAKQQSQPRNEGSYNVSLSDEESDAEEKTADEENQTSVTALLTENRGLQVDPLVCLKSTTSGNLSGDDESEADDEEITLESVQKLYEELFEDWTKRNKLNSSLVKENVDLKAVVAKLEHIQADKLDSILLMGRDDKKGLGFKDSVFEIGESSKVTVFVKGKTETFTPSQTTSSTKSSSPKRQPAAPIPRKRKQSGSSRHMTGSREHLIDYVEQNSGRITYGGGAKGKIMGNGTLNVEGLPKLHNAQGLRIIAIK